The following proteins are encoded in a genomic region of Struthio camelus isolate bStrCam1 chromosome 3, bStrCam1.hap1, whole genome shotgun sequence:
- the LOC138066535 gene encoding T-cell activation Rho GTPase-activating protein-like: MVVPETSAMTHVKHPTVLSVPCVLQQSRRAASGPKKRKRLIPWPFARGRTLANGDCPGQPESGLKRPLFGQPLASLCGEEETLPQPVQDLLAILYREGPATEGIFRKAASEKARRDLKEDLNKGVTVDLDSKPVHLLAVILKDFLRSIPSQLLSAALYDKWMLALEKPSREEKIEELKEVADQLPRPNVLLLKPLLAVLHHISQNAETSRMGSSNLAICIGPNMLSPGMDSPLPLQVQKEMNEKVTVLVEFLIDNCAAIFGEDVALAGSPSAEECPEHTDSSAGHPGPAQEDASARNNPEPEAGCGLPTLEMQQPRGRSPSRSRTYVMCVSAPPLPHLRNDISMMHRSLSEPALSFQDHLEGSRRPQKRSTSVDNVAVEQQQVSLEEEALGKQPAVFPAQLSPGAPPQTSSRDPLESSCPASHGHSIIALGPDDVPSSCLRASRTI; encoded by the exons ATGGTGGTCCCAGAAACCTCTGCCATGACACATGTCAAACATCCCACGGTTCTTTCTGTGCCCTGCGTGCTCCAACAAAGCAGGAGAGCTG catctgggcctaagaaaagaaagaggttgatCCCCTGGCCGTTTGCTCGGGGACGAACCTTGGCCAAtggggactgcccagggcagccggagTCTGGCCTCAAGAGGcccctctttgggcagcctctggcaagtCTGTGCGGGGAAGAggagaccctgccccagccagtccag gatctcctggccatattgtacagggaagggcctgccactgAGGGGATATTCCGCAAAGCTGCCAGTGAGAAAGCGCGCAGGGACTTGAAGGAGGACCTCAACAAAGGAGTCACCGTTGACCTGGACAGTAAACCTGTGCACCTCCTGGCagtaatcttgaag gacttcctccgcagtATCCCCTCCCAGCTCCTGTCAGCGGCCCTGTACGACaagtggatgctggctctggagaagccaagtaGGGAGGAAAAGATTGAAGAATTGAAAGA ggtggctgaccaactgcctcGGCCAAACGTCCtcttgctcaagcccttgctcgctgTGCTCCACCacatcagccagaacgcagagaccagcaggatgGGCTCCAGCAACCTTGCGATCTGCattgggcccaacatgctgagcccagGCATGGACAGCCCACTCCCGCTGCAAGTGCAGAAAGAGATGAACGAGAAG GTGacggtgctggtggagttccttatTGACAACTGCGCAGCAATATTTGGGGAGGACGTGGCCTTGGCTGGCAGCCCCTCTGCCGAGGAGTGCCCCGAGCACACCGACAGCTCTGCAG gacACCCAGGGCCTGCTCAGGAGGACGCTTCTGCCCGCAACAACCCAGAGCCTGAAGCTGGATGCGGCCTCCCAACCCTGGagatgcagcagcccagagggagaagccccagcaggagcaggacctATGTCATGTGtgtctctgcccctccactgcctcatCTGAGAAACGACATCAGCATGATGCACAGGAGCctctcagagccagctctgtccttCCAGGACCATTtggaaggcagcagaaggccCCAGAAACGGAGCACAAGTGTGGACAATGTTGCTGTTGAGCAGCAACAggtgagcttggaggaggaggcACTGGGAAAACAGCCTGCCGTCTTCCCTGCACAGTTATCACCTGGCGCTCCTCCTCAGACGTCCTCCAGGGACCCCCTGGAGAGCTCCTGTCCTGCTTCCCATGGCCACTCTATAATCGCCCTGGGACCCGATGACGTGCCCTCTTCCTGCCTGCGCGCCTCCAGAACCATCTGA